The DNA region CACGGCGGATGTCGTCGCGTGGTCGACAGCTACTTTACGTCTCGCCAACGTTGCACAGTGTCACCATTTCGGCGCGCGAAACGGCGACACGTGCAGTGTCCTGGGTATTCAAGGGAAGCGGGCTTGCAGAAGCCTTGCGCGCGATGATGCCCAATCGATACGTGCGACGAAGTGGGAGCAAAGCGTTTCGTCCTCTGGATGCGGTCGTTGCGCACGCAAGTACCGCATCCAGAGGACGAAACGCGGGGCGTCAGCCGACGGAGACCTCACGCCGCCGCGCGGTGGCCGCGGCCGCGTAGAGCCACGCGAACAGCGCCCACATCCCGGCGAAGATGAGCCCGACGGTCACGTACGCGACCGTCCACAGCACGGCGGGCGTCTCCGACTTCCGCTCTCGTTGCAGGAACTCGATCTCGGACATGAACGGGCGCGTGCCGGACGTCGCGTCGATCGACGGCGCGTTCGCGGCCGGGTCGGCGGGCGCGTAGATCGGGGCCAGCCCCATCACGCGGTTCGGGACGTGCACGCGGATCCCGGTCTTCCACTGGCCGAACACCGGCAGCGGCTGGGCCGTGCGGTAGACCCCGTCGCCGATCTTCTCCAGCGGCGCGGTGTAGAAGTCGCCGCCCTGCCAAGCGAATCCGTTGAGCCACACGGCGTCGTCGGCAAGGTCGGGCCGCGAGATCGTGACGGTCGCGTCGACCCAGCGAGGCGTGCCGCCGCCGTGCGGATTCGAGATCGGCAGCCCGGTCGCGGCCTCGGTCAGCCGGACGTCCGCGGTGAATCCCGGTTCCGGATCGGCCGGGACGGCGACCGCCGACATCAGGGCGACCGCGCCCAGCGCGCCGACGAGCCCGACCGCGTGCCGGGGACCGGGAGCGGGCACCAGCGTCGCCGTCTCCTCCACTCGCTGGAACTGCCAGACACCGATGAACGCGCCCGCGAGCGCCGCGCCGGTCCCGAACAGGACGAAAAGCGGCAGATGTGCCGTGGGCCAGGGGTTCGGCATCAGCCACTGGGTGAACGCCGCCTCGGCGAGCATCCCGGCCGTCCCCACGAGCAGGCCCGCGACGGCGGCGAACGTGTAGCCCTGCCGGTTGCGCATCGCGAAGGCGACGACCTCGATGATCACCGCTTCGGCGACGTACGGCAGCAACGACGCCACATGCAAATCGGCGAACAGCGGGATGACGGCGAACGACGCACGGGAGGCGAGGAAGACCGCGAGGACGATCAGCGCGCCACCGGGGCCCCAGGACAGCCGCCCGTAGGTCAGCGTCCAGGCTCCGATCAGGCCGACGAGCACGACCTGCGACAGCATCGGGAACTGCGGGACGCCGAGATCGAACTCCATGAGGAACGCCGAAGCGCCCATCATCCAGGCGCCGGCGAGGACCGGGCCGAGCAGGCGCACCACCGGTCCGGTCGCACCGACCTGACGCGCCTCGCCGAGCAGCAGCTGCAGACCCAGCACGACGCAGACACCGCCGCCGATCATCAGGACGTGCGTCGGCCCCCACTCGGTGACGTCCTGGCCGAACAGGCGGTGCCAGACGTCGTCGAGCGGGAAACCCGCGATGCCGACCAGCCCGGTCGCCATCATCTGGATGGATCCCATCGGCGCCCGCCAGTGCGGGCCGATCTTGAACGTGCGCTTGGGCAGATCCTTCGTCGCCAGGGTCGCGCTGAGCACGCCGCTCGCGAAGATGCCCATCAGTCCGAAGTAGATCGGGTAGTGCGAAGGGTTCGCGAGCGGGCCTTCGTCGCGGCCGAGCTCCATGTGGATCGGCACGTCCCAGTAGACGCCGATCAGCGCCGACATCCCGGAAAGGAAGGCGACGAACATCGGCAGCGCCGCCCAGCGCGGCAGACCGGCGAGCTCGCCCATCCAGTCCGCGACGCGACCGAAGACCGTCCGCTTCCCCGCGCGCTCGCGAAGCACGAAGAGGGCCAAGGGCAGGAAGACCGCCGTGAACATCAGGCCCGCGATGACGATCTGCCCGAATTGCGCACCGCCGGCAGGCGGGCTCTCCTGAGCCATGAACACCGTTCTCGCCTTCCTGCTAACCTGAGTAACTGTTACCTTGGGTAACACGATAGGCGCAAGGTCCCGAGCGGGCAAGCCGGGGCGTACGACTTGGAGGGACCTCGATGCGGAGGATCTGCGGGATCGCCGTGGCGACGCTGCTGGCCGTGACCGGCTGCTCGGGATCGACCGACACGGAACCGGCCCCGTCCACCGGCACCCGGACCGTCAAGTTCTCGGTCGCCGAGGGCAAGCGCACGGCGGGCCCCGAGGAGGTCGCGGTGCGCACCGGCGAGAACGTCGCGCTCGAAGTCACCTCCGACCAGCCGGACGAACTGCACGTCCACGGCTACGACAAGGCCGCCCAGCTGACTCCCGGCGTTCCGGGGACGGTCACCTTCACCGCGAACATCGACGGCATCTTCGAGGTGGAACTGCACAAGAGCGGCGCGGCGGTGACGAAGCTCCGGGTGAGCGGATGATCCTGGCGCACGGCCTCGGCGGCCGGTCCGATCTGCCGGTCCCGCTGTGGCTCGCGCTCTACGCCGGAGCGGCGGCCGTCGTGGTCTCGTTTTTCGCGCTCACCGCGCTCTGGAAGGAACCCAGACTCCGCGGCGCCGACGCCGGCCGCCCACTCCCCCTCGCGCTGCAACGGTTCGTCGACAGCGCGTTCTCGCTTGTCGCGTCGCGCGTGATCGGAGTCCTGCTGTTCGCGGGCTTCCTGGCGATGGCGTGGGCCGGGCCCGAAAGCTCGGCCGGCAATCCGGCTCCCGCCTGGTTCTACGTCTGGTTCTGGGTCGGACTGGTTCCGCTTTCGCTCCTGTTCGGCCCGGTCTGGCGACGACTGAATCCACTGAGGACGGTCGCGTCCCTGATCCCGTCCCGGCACCGTGAACTCCCGGACCGGCTCGGCTATCTGCCCGCGATCGTCGGCCTCCTGGCGTTTTTGTGGCTGGAACTGGTGTTCCCGCATTCGGACTCGCCCCGGGCGATCGCTCTTTTCGGCACCGTGTATGCCGTTATACACATTGCGCTCGGTGTGGTGTTCGGTCCGCGCTGGTTCGACCGCGGTGAGGCTTTCGAGGTCTACGCGCGCTTGATCGCGGCCCTCTCCCCTTTCGGCAGGCGGGCCGACGGGCGTCTGGTGGTCCGGAATCCGCTGGACGGTCTGCTCACCCTCTCCCCCGCGCCGTGGCTGACCGCGCTGGTGCTGGTGGTGCTCGGCTCGACCGCGTTCGACGGCCTGACCCGGCTCCCGTTCTGGACGTCGCTCGACGCCGGCGTCCTCGGCGGCACCGCCGGACTCGCGGCCTGTATCGCGCTCACGTACGGCGCCTACGCGGGCGCGATCAGCCTGACCAGGCCGTACCTGCGCCGAGGGTTCGACCCGTATCCCGCGTTCGCGCCTTCGCTGATCCCGATCATGGTCGGCTACACCGTGGCGCATTACTTCTCCTTCGCCGTGTTCTCGGGCCAGCAGGGTTTCGGCCGCACGATCGACTACACGGTCGTGTCGACCGGCGTGATCGCGCTGGTGCAGATCGCCGGAATCGTCGTAGGACACGTGTTGGCCGTAACCTCGGCACATGACCGTTCCGTCGGCGTGCTGCGCGCGAACTACGTCAAGGTGGGCCAGTACCCGATGCTGGCGCTGATGATCGGCTACACCGCGCTCGGGATCGCGCTGGTCTCCGGCTCATGACCATCGCGGCGCGGGTGGTGATGATGCACCAGGGCGGCTGGGACGAGATCCTCATCTTCGTCGGCCCCGTGGTGATCATCGGGCTGCTCGTCTACGTGGCGCGCAAGCAGGTCCCGACCACGCCCGAGGAAGACGACGAGTAGCCAGCAGCCTGCACGAGCTGATCTTCGCAATGGACAAGGAGGGCTGCTCGAACGACGAGGCCGGGGCACGGCAGTTCGTCTCAACCTAGGCGGACGAGAGCGATGTCCAGCGAGCTCTCCACTAGGCCTATGGTATTGACCTAGCAGTAGTCACGTGGAGCACGCCTGCAATCTCGTGGCATCCCAGGAGTACAGTGCATGAATAGTCGCGAGTCGCATGAGACTCGGCGCGATTTCGCCCACTCGAAATTAGCAGGCTCACGTCAGCGAGCAGTCTGTTCCAGAAATTTTACAATCTTATCCCATAGCGCGTCGAAGAGTTCCTCTGCGGTAAGCAACGGATCTGCTCCACCCATTGACATATCTTGAAACCGCAGCTTTGCCACCCTGGCCTCGGAATCCCATTCAGGACGCACGAAACCATTGACGCCATCGCTGACTCGCGGCCACTGAAAGGCAACTGTCAGCGCCCCCGACCAGACACTTTCACCCCGAGCCACCTTGAGTTCACACGCCGGACGCCCCCTTGCCTCCACCAAGACAGATACTTCTCCTGCAGACGCTCGGACATGCGATCGGAAGCCATACTCTTCCAGCGCAGGAACCTCTGCCGTGAAACGCATTCCGATATACTGTAGCGCTTCATCCATGGTGCTTTCGGCACTGAATCTAGTAGGCGCAAGCTTTGGCAGCTGCAGTGAGCTTGATCGGGACATCAGGCTTACGTCCGAATTTTCCACCGAGGGCACTGGCCACACTTGCCGACCCCCTGGGGTGATACGTTCCAGAATAGCGCGAGCGAGCCGGTCAGGTGAATAGTCCGCAGAACGAAGGTAGATCGTAGCCGGGCTGAGGTATTCGACCGGCACCTCAACGTCATCCATAAGTACAGGCAGGATAAAATCCTCCTGATCTATCGCTCGGATCAGCGCGGCACGAAACTCGTCCATCGGATACGCTCCGGCCAAGTATTCGCGCGACAGGAACGGCACGACATACCTTGTATTCACACTGCTATAGATCTTGCGGAGCTCGGTAATCACATTTCGCCCCCACAGCATGACCTGTTCATCCAGGTCATAGAAGACCTTCAAGCCAAGTTTCCTACATTCGCGCACTACCTCCTCAACATACGCACGCTGCGCACCGGAAAACGAAACTGCGATATCATGATTGTCGTTCAGAGTGGTCATTCAGATTTCCCGGATTGCCGTAAAGTCGGATCGAACCTGCGGACAGTGCTGATACTACTTCCCAGACCGGCGCGGATCGCTGCACCAACGCCCGCTCGCCAGGAGCGTGGCTGACCGCCAGCACAGAGCAGCCGCCGGTCAGCCACTTCAACTGTCATCACCAGGTCCGCCACCCAGAAGCAACGCCCCAGCCAGCTCGGTGACCTCGTCCCGGGACCGGCCGTCGTGGTCGGCGGCCATGAAATGCTTGCCGATCAGAAGCGAGAACGCGAGCAGGCAGCGGGCTTCGACCTCGTCCTCGTCGGTGAAGATCTCGCGCATGAGGGAACGCAGGTAGTCCATCCGCTGGTTGTCGACCCGCCGGAGGCGTTCGGCGACCGCCGGGTCGCGCCGGGCCCAGTCCCGGATGGCGAGGTCGATCGGCAGCAGACGCTCGCCGGCGAGCAGCCCCGCGCGCCGGATCTTCGCCCTGGCGTCGCCGCCTTCGCTCTCGACGCTTTCGAACAGCAGCTCGGTGCTCATCCGCTCCCAGGTGGCGAGCATTTCCGCCAAGAGTGTGCCTCGATCGGCGAAATAGCCGTAGAAGCCGCCTTTGGTGACACCCAAGGCTTTCGCGAGCGCCTCGACGCGGACCGCGTCGGGACCTCCGGCGGCGAGGGCGGTCAGCCCCGCGTCGATCCAGGCGCTCGGCGGGGTCCGGGTTTCGGCGGCCATGGGATCACCGTATCTCCCGTCACTCCAGCACCACGAGGACGATATATACGCTACCGTACAGATGGCGGAAGTACTGGGAGGAACTACGACGTTGAAACTCGCGGAAACGGCCCACACCGCCCACGCCTGGCGGATCCACGAGATCGCCGGGGACTTCGACCTCGAAGACGTCTGGGCACTCGGAACACCCGGCGGACCGGACGACTTCGGCGAACTGGTGAAACAGTTCTCGTCGGGGAACTTCCCGGACGGGTCACCGCTCCCCGTCCGGGCGCTGTGGGCGCTGAGGTGGAAGCTCGGCGGGTTGCTCGGGCTGGACAAGCGGGGTTCCGGTCTCGACACCAGGGCGGGATCGCTGCGCGGCAAGCTGCCGGAAGACCTCCGCGAAACACCCACCGGCCCGGACGAGGACTGGCTGCCGTTCACCCCGCTCTACCGGCTCGACGACGAGTTCGCCGCCGAGATGGCGAACCGGACCATGCACGGCGTCCTGCACATCGCGTGGGTCGAGGACGGGCAGGGCGGATACCGCGGCCAGATGGCGGTGCTGGTCAAACCCAACGGCCTGCTCGGGCGGGCGTACATGGGATTCATCAAGCCGTTCCGGTACCTGATCATCTATCCGGCGCTCATGCGGATGATCGCGCGGGAGTGGAAGGGCAACTCCTAGCCCCAGCCCTCGTGAGTGGCGAGGACGGTTAGAACCGTCCTTGCCACTCACGAGGCGGTCAAGAGCGGCGCGTGCTCCGCACCAGCGTCATGTCCTTCTCCCGCACCGGTTCGTGGCAGTGCGCGCACACGGTCTCCGGCGCGAGCACCTCGCCGCAGGAATGCCGCCACACCGTCGGCGGCGGCCCCTCGGTGACATACGTGTCACCCCACGCCATCAGGTTCAGCAGCACATGGTTGAGCGCGTGCCCCGCCTCGGTGAGCACGTACTCGTAGCGCGGCGGATGCTCCTCGTAGAGCCGTTTTTCGAGGATGCCCGTCTCGACGAGCTTCCGCAGCCGCGCGGTCAGGATGTCCCGGCTCGCCCCGGTGTTGCGGACGATCTGGTCGAACCGCCTCGCCCCGAAGAACACCTCGCGCAGCGCGAGCAGGCTCCAGCGCTCCCCGATCACCTCCATCGCGTTGGCGATCGAGCAGTCCCTCGGTCCTTCGGTCATGCGACCAGCGTAAACCCAGTGAGTCTTGATTTCCAACCCACTCGATGCCACAGTGAGTTGGAGATCCCAACTCACTACTGGAGGCAGCCGTGCACGACGCGGTCATCGTCGACGCCGTCCGTACCCCGATCGGCAAGGGCAAGCCCGGTGGGGCCCTGAACGAGATCCACCCGGTCCAGTTGCTCGCCCACACGTTGCGCGCTCTCGTCGAGCGCAACGGACTCGACCCCGAACTGATCGACGACGTCATCGGCGGCGCGGTCGACCAGGTCGGCGAGCAGGCCCAGAACGTCACGCGGTGGGCGGCACTCGCCGCCGGGCTGCCGGAAACCGTGCCCGCCACCACCGTCGACCGGCAATGCGGGAGCAGCCAGCAGGCCGTGCACTTCGCCGCGCAAGGCGTGATGGCGGGCGCGTACGACGTCGTCATCGCCTGCGGCGTCGAGTCCATGAGCCGGGTCCCGATGTGGTCCAACGTGCTGCCGGGCACCGATCCCCTCGGCCCCGGCGTCGCCGAGCGCTACCCGGAAGGCCTGGTCCCCCAAGGGATCAGTGCCGAACTCATCGCCGCGAAGTGGTCGCTCAGCCGGGAGGCGATGGACGAGTTCGCCCTGTCCTCGCACCGGAAAGCGGCGCGGGCACACGAACTCGGGCGGTTCGCGAGCCAGATCGTCCCGATCGACACGCCTTCGGGCCGGGTGTCCACCGACGAATCCGTCCGGCCGGGCACCGACCTCGCGACCCTCGCCAAGCTGCGCCCGGCATTCCAGGACGCGGACGTGGCCGCCCGGTTCCCGCAGATCGACTGGTCGGTGACCGCGGGCAACAGCAGCCCGATCAACGACGGCGCCTCCGCCTTGCTGATCACCTCCAGCGAGACCGCGGCAAGGCTCGGCCTCCGTCCGCGCGCCCGGCTGCACAGTTTCGCCGTCACCGGATCCGACCCCCTGCTCATGCTCACCGGCGTCATCCCGGCGACGGAGAAGGTCCTGCGGCGCGCGGGGCTGAGCCTGGCGGACATCGACCTGTTCGAGATCAACGAGGCCTTCGCCAGTGTCGTGCTGGCGTGGCAGCAGGAAACCGGGGCCGACCCGGCCAAGGTCAACGTCCACGGCGGCGCGATCGCGCTGGGCCATCCGCTCGGCGCGAGCGGGACGCGGTTGATGGGCACGCTCGTCAACGCGTTGCACCACCACGGCGCCCGGTACGGCCTGCAGGCGATGTGCGAAGGCGGCGGTCAGGCCAACGCGACCATCCTGGAGGCGTTGTGACCGACCGGCTCCCCAGGAAACTGAAGGATCATCCGTCGGTACAGGCGGTGCTCGCCAAACCGCGGGACAAACCGTCGCCGGTGATCGACGCCGCCTGGCTCAAGGAGATCTGCCTCGCCGCGGGCGCCGACGACGCGGCCGCCGTCTCGCTCGACCATCCGGATCTGGCGGGTGAACGCGAGCACGTCGAGCGCGCGTTGCCCGGGACCAAGACCCTCGTCTCGCTCGTGGTGCGCATGAACCGCGACGACGTCCGCTCCCCCGCCCGCAGCGTCGCCAACCAGGAGTTCCATCGCACGGGCGAGATCATCAACGAGGCCGGGCACACGATCGTCCGGACGCTGCAGGACGCCGGATATCGCGCGATCAACCCGTCCGCGACGTTCCCGATGGAGATGGAGCACTACCCCGGGCGGATCTGGGTCGTCGCGCACAAGACGGTCGCCGTCGCGGCCGGTCTCGGCGCCATGGGGCTGCACCGCAACGTCATCCACCCGAAATTCGGCAACTTCGTGCTGCTGGCGACCCTGCTGGTCGACGCCGAGGTGTCCACCTACGGCGAAGCGCTCGACTACAACCCTTGCCTGGAGTGCAAGCTGTGCGTCGCCGCATGCCCGATCGGCGCGATCTCGAAGACCGGCGAGTTCGACTTCCTCGCCTGTTCGACGCACAACTACCGCGAGTTCATGAGCGGCTTCACCGACTGGGCGCAGACCGTGGCCGACAGCGAGGACGCCGCCGACTTCCGGTCCAGGGTGACCGATTCGGAGAACGTGTCGATGTGGCAGAGCCTCGCGTTCAAACCGAACTACAAGGCCGCGTACTGCATGGCGGTCTGCCCGGCGGGCGAAGACGTGCTCGGGCCTTACCTCGAAGACCGGCGCGGCTTCCTCGGCACCGTGGTGAAACCGTTGCAGGACAAGGTGGAGACGTTGTACGTGCGGGAAGGTTCACCGGCGAAGGCCTATGCCGAACGCCGCTTCCCGCACAAACCGGTGAAGGAGGTCGACGGCGGCTACCCGCGGCGGTAGGGCCGCCCCTACCCCGCGGCCGGGGGCCTGTCCCCTGTCCGGCGCCGTCCGTACTCCCTAACCTGGCGGCAAAGCCTGGGGAGGACCTTCCGCATGATCGCGACCAAGCTGGCGTTCTCGTCGCTCCGCCGCCGACCCACCGGATTCGTCGCGAGCTTCGTCGCGATGTTCTTCGGCGCCACGATCCTGATGACGTTCGCGTCCCTTTTGGACACTCGGGCGGCGGCCGATCCGGAGACCGCGAAGACCTTGCTGATCATGGCGAGCGTCGTCGGGGGCTGGGGCCTGGTGATCGTCCTGTTCGCGACGCTTTCGACACTCTCTCTGTTGATCCGGCAGCGCATCCCGGAGATGGCGTTGCTGAAGAGTGCCGGCGCGACGCCGTCGCAGATCGGCCGGATGATCGTCGGCGAGGCGGCGGTCGTCGCCGTCGTCGCCGCGGCCACGGCCGTCGTGCCGTCGGTCTTCGCGGGGCGGTGGCTGGTCGCGCTGCTCGGTGACACCGGCCGCATACCCGCCGGGCTGGAGGCACGGTTCGGCGCGATCGCGGTGTCCATGGGCACCGGCATCACCCTTCTCGCCGCACTCGCCGCCGCGACGGTCGCCGCCCGGCAAGTGGCCGGGCGCGGGACGATGGAGGCGATTCGCGAGGCGGGGATCGACACCCGGCCGACCGGAAGGCTCCGGATGATCGGCGCCGTGATCGTGCTCGCCACCGGGCTCGGGTGCGGGGTGCTGACGATGACCGTGTTCACCGGCGCGGAGCCCGCGTTGATGGCGATCGGCGGCCAGGGCGCGATCCTCGCCGCGATCGGTTTCGCACTCCTCTCCCCCGCCCTGCTCGGCCCGATCGCCGCGGTGCTGGCCGCGCCGCTGCGCCGGGCGGGCGTCTGCGGTCATCTCACGGCGGCGCACCTGCGCGTTCGCGGCCGTCAGCTGGGCGGAGTGCTGGTGCCGATCATCCTGTTCACCGGCATCGCGACCGGAACGCTGTACATGCAGGCCATCGAGAACTCCGCGGGCACCGCGCCCGCGACGATCGCGAACAGCATCGAGACCCTGAACTACGTCGTCGTCGGCATGATCGCGCTGTTCGCCGCCGTGATGCTGGTGAACACCGTCGTGGCCGCGATCGTCGGACGGCGCCGCGAGTTCGGGCAGCAACGGCTCATCGGCTCGACACCGTCACAGGTCCTGCGGCTCGTCGGTACCGAAGGCACCGTTCTGGTGGCGGTCGGCATCCTGTTCGGCTCGCTCTCCGCCGCCGTCACCGTCGTCCCGTACAGCGTCGCGAAGACCGGGAGCCCGGTGCCGGACGAGACGATCGGGGTCTACCTCGCCGTTGTCGCCATCGCCGTGATCCTGACGCTCGGTTCGCATGTGGGCGCGGCGGTGAAGGCGATGCGGACCCCGGCGATCCAGGCGGGCACCCGCGGCTGAAGGCCTGTCACATCTTCGTTCCCCCACCCGTCAGGGTTACGACTGAGCGATGAAGGATGGGGACCGTGGACGAACACGACTGGCTGGCGCGGCGCTTCGAAGGGCACCGGACGCATCTGAGGGCGGTGGCGTACCGAATGCTCGGTTCGCTGAGCGAGGCCGACGACGCCGTGCAGGAGGCTTGGCTGCGGCTGAGCCGGTCGGACTCCGGCGAGGTGGACAACCTCGGCGGCTGGCTGACCACCGTCGTCGGCCGGATCTGTCTCGACATGCTGCGCTCGCGCAAGTCCCGGCCGGAAGAGCCGGTGGGCGCCCAGCTCCCCGACCCGATCATCGGCCGTGAGGGCGGGATCGACCCGGAACACCAAGCCCTGCTGGCGGATTCGGTCGGGCTGGCGCTCCTCGTCGTGCTCGACACCCTCGACCCCGCCGAGCGGCTCGCGTTCGTCCTGCACGACATGTTCGCCCTGCCGTTCGACGAGATCGCGCTCATCGTGGGGCGGTCTTCCGCGGCGACCCGGCAGCTCGCCAGCCGCGCGCGCCGCCGTCTGCAGGGTTCGCCGACGGTCCCGGACGCGGACCTGGGCCGTCAGCGGGAAGTCGTCGACGCGTTCTTCGCCGCCGCGCGGGGCGGCGACTTCGACGCGCTGGTCTCGGTGCTCGACCCGGACGTCATCCTTCGCGCCGAGGGTGGCGCGGCCCCGGCGGGGACCTCGCGGTTCGTTCGCGGTGCGGCCAAGATCGCGAGCCAGGCGCTCATGTTCCGAGCCGCGGGCGAGGGCAGGGAGCTGCGGCCCGCTCTGGTCAACGGCGCGGCCGGGATGGTCGTCACCAAGGACGGCGTCCCGACGACGGTCTTCGCGTTCACCGTCGTGGGCGGGAAGATCGCGGCGATCGACATCCTGGCCGATCCGGACCGCCTCGCCGCGCTGGACTTCGAACCGCTCGGCTGATCCGTCGGGGAAGGGTCGTTCAGGACTTTTCCCGTCCTGAACGACCCTTCCCCGACCTACGCGCTGCCGGGATCAGGAGGTCGGGAAGTTGTCCGCGGTGCGGATGCGGTCCCGGATCCAGACACCGGCGGGCTTCAGCGGAGCCGTGCCGGTGAACGAGCTGCCCGAGCAGGTGCCCGGCTTGAACACCGCGCCCGACCGGCTGTCGTCGGAGAAGTTCCAGTTGGTCCAGCTGATCTTCTTCGACGCCAGGAAATCGAGGTACTTCTGGGAGTTGGTGAAGTCGTTGCCGCCGTCACCGCTGGCGGTCTGCGTGCCGAACTCGGTCACGAACAGCGGGATCTTGCTCGCGGCGCGGCTCAGCGCGTTGAAGTACTCGGTCTTGTGCGAAGCCGCGTAGAAGTGGAACGTGTACATGAAGTTGCTGGCACGCACCGGGTTGTTGATGATGTCGGTCTCGTTGCGGCCGTCGGAGATGCCGAGCGAGCCCCAGCCGTGCGTGCCCACCAGCACCACGCCGTCGGAGTCCTGGGCGCGGATGACCGGGATCATCTGCTCCGCGTAGCTGCGGACGCGGTCCCAGCTGACGTTGTTGGGCTCGTTGGCGATGTCGTAGATGATGTTGGTCTTGTCCTTGTGCCGCTGGGCGATCTCGGTGAAGAACGTCTTGGCGCGGCTGAGGTTCGCGTTCGGGTCGCCGGGAGTGAGCTGGTGCCAGTCGACCAGGGCGTACATCCCGCGTTTGGTGGCCTCCTCGATGTACCCGTGCACCATGTCCGTGAACTTGCGCGGGTTGGTCTCGTAGCCGCCTTCCTGGATGTACATCGAGATCCGGAGGACGTCGGCCTTCCAGTCGTTGGCCAGCGCGTCGAGCGAGGCGGTCTTCACGCACTGGCTGAACCACTGGATCCCGTGGGTGCTCATGCCCCGGAGCTGGATCGGCTTGCCCGCGGAGTTGCAGAGCTGGAGGCCGCAGACCTTCAGCTGTCCGTTGATCGCCGCCGGACTGCCCGGCGGCAGCGCGGCGGCGGCCTGCGTTGCGGGTTCTGCCGCCGTCTCGGTCGCCATCGAGGTGCTCGCGGCGGCGACCGGGGCCAGCAGCCCGGCGGCCAGTGCGGCCGTCACCCGGAGGCGGATCTTGTCCCAACGCATTCGGCTTCTCCTCTCGCGTCGACGGCACCGACGTTGGCGCGCCGACGGTCAGGGCGGCGGAGTTAAATAGGAAACTTTCCTTACTATTGGAAAGTAAAGGGAAGATTACCCACAGGGTCGACGGACGGTCAAGAGTCGACCACCGACGGTTCCGGCGAGCTCGGGCATGATCGGACCGTGACGACCATCGTGGCCTTCCACGCCCACCCCGACGACGAAGCCCTGCTGACCGGCGGCACCCTCGCGCGCGCCGCCGCGGACGGCCACCGGGTCGTCCTCGTCGTCGCCACGATCGGCATGCGAGGCGCGGACGCGGCGCGCCGGGCCGAACTCGAAGCGAGCGCGAAGGTGCTGGGCGTCGATCGGGTCGTCCACCTCGGCTACGCGGGCAGTGGCCACGGCGCGGTCCTCTACCCGGATCCGCCGGGCTGGGTCCGGTTCGTTCGCGCGAGCACCGACGAAGCGGCGGCGCGGCTCGTGGCGATCCTGCGCGCGGAGAAGGCGTCCGTTCTCCTGAGCTACGACCGCAAACGGCGGCTACGGCCACCGCGACCACGTCAAGGTGCACGAGGTCGGCAGGCGGGCGGCGGAACTCGCCGGCGACGTCCGGCTGCTGGAGG from Amycolatopsis sp. EV170708-02-1 includes:
- the sigJ gene encoding RNA polymerase sigma factor SigJ; this translates as MDEHDWLARRFEGHRTHLRAVAYRMLGSLSEADDAVQEAWLRLSRSDSGEVDNLGGWLTTVVGRICLDMLRSRKSRPEEPVGAQLPDPIIGREGGIDPEHQALLADSVGLALLVVLDTLDPAERLAFVLHDMFALPFDEIALIVGRSSAATRQLASRARRRLQGSPTVPDADLGRQREVVDAFFAAARGGDFDALVSVLDPDVILRAEGGAAPAGTSRFVRGAAKIASQALMFRAAGEGRELRPALVNGAAGMVVTKDGVPTTVFAFTVVGGKIAAIDILADPDRLAALDFEPLG
- a CDS encoding glycoside hydrolase family 5 protein, whose translation is MRWDKIRLRVTAALAAGLLAPVAAASTSMATETAAEPATQAAAALPPGSPAAINGQLKVCGLQLCNSAGKPIQLRGMSTHGIQWFSQCVKTASLDALANDWKADVLRISMYIQEGGYETNPRKFTDMVHGYIEEATKRGMYALVDWHQLTPGDPNANLSRAKTFFTEIAQRHKDKTNIIYDIANEPNNVSWDRVRSYAEQMIPVIRAQDSDGVVLVGTHGWGSLGISDGRNETDIINNPVRASNFMYTFHFYAASHKTEYFNALSRAASKIPLFVTEFGTQTASGDGGNDFTNSQKYLDFLASKKISWTNWNFSDDSRSGAVFKPGTCSGSSFTGTAPLKPAGVWIRDRIRTADNFPTS